One Oryza sativa Japonica Group chromosome 8, ASM3414082v1 DNA window includes the following coding sequences:
- the LOC107276032 gene encoding F-box/LRR-repeat protein At1g55660 isoform X4, giving the protein METGIFIQVRAPELSGKITFVSDAGHMLDQGSSINTRNGSIDRISNLPNELLYAIMSTLPALELVYTGMLSTRWRHLWTSSAYLNIDVNQFGRHRGQKFCNFVNRMLRQRGSSLLDALRLHSADTRDAGSWITYAIKRSSKVVEFSEDIDCEPFKLDYGVVDFTSICLKFLVLNNVCIDANVFYPINSSCPALENLELRDCSLEVPEISSGSLLHLDIDNCCLFEDLLISSSSLMSLCIKNPQHRAPMIMTLPCLEVAIVILDEFFHSTDDLADMDEGEEQDGEEINHGIVSGLTKARSIELIAPLREDKFEMEIWTSPMFDNLISLTLGEWCMSNEFSPLLHFLWYSPLLEDLTLKLNMEVCEYCLQEPPTAPPLVKEFTADYLKKITIYFWLGDERVSKLLTLLAPICKSLEDIKLIPSTPPGVRAFVSRVQRIIK; this is encoded by the exons gaaaaatcacttttgtatCAGATGCAGGCCACATGTTGGATCAAGGAAGCTCGATAAATACGAGGAATGGGAGCATCGACAGAATCAGCAATCTTCCTAATGAATTGCTATACGCCATAATGTCCACCTTACCAGCTTTGGAGCTTGTGTACACAGGCATGTTATCCACACGATGGAGACATCTTTGGACCTCATCAGCATACCTGAACATTGATGTAAATCAGTTTGGAAGGCATAGAGGCCAGAAGTTCTGCAACTTTGTCAACCGAATGTTGCGCCAACGTGGCTCTTCTTTGTTGGATGCTTTGCGCCTCCACTCTGCAGATACAAGAGATGCTGGCTCTTGGATAACATATGCTATTAAGAGAAGCAGTAAAGTGGTTGAGTTTTCTGAAGATATAGATTGTGAACCTTTCAAGTTGGACTATGGGGTTGTGGACTTCACTTCTATATGCCTGAAATTTTTGGTCCTTAACAATGTTTGTATTGATGCCAATGTCTTCTATCCCATCAACTCTTCATGCCCAGCACTAGAAAATTTGGAGCTTAGGGACTGCTCTTTGGAGGTCCCTGAAATCTCATCTGGTTCTTTGTTGCACCTAGATATCGATAATTGTTGTCTATTTGAAGATCTTCTCATATCTAGTTCAAGTTTAATGTCTTTGTGCATAAAGAACCCTCAACACAGAGCTCCTATGATCATGACATTGCCATGCCTGGAGGTGGCAATAGTTATACTTGATGAGTTTTTTCATTCTACTGATGATTTAGCGGACATGGACGAGGGGGAAGAACAAGATGGGGAAGAGATCAACCATGGTATAGTTAGTGGCCTTACAAAGGCAAGAAGCATCGAGTTGATTGCTCCCCTAAGAGAG GATAAATTTGAAATGGAAATTTGGACAAGCCCAATGTTCGACAACTTAATAAGCCTGACTCTTGGTGAATGGTGCATGTCCAACGAATTCTCTCCCTTACTCCACTTCCTTTGGTACTCACCACTGCTAGAGGATCTCACTTTGAAGCTCAATATG GAAGTGTGCGAATATTGCCTCCAAGAGCCACCCACGGCACCCCCGCTGGTTAAAGAATTTACCGCTGATTACCTTAAGAAGATCACAATCTATTTCTGGTTAGGTGATGAAAGGGTTAGTAAATTACTCACGTTGTTGGCTCCAATCTGCAAATCCCTTGAGGATATTAAGCTCATACCATCAACACCACCTGGGGTTAGAGCATTCGTATCAAGGGTGCAAAGAATTATAAAGTGA
- the LOC107276032 gene encoding F-box/FBD/LRR-repeat protein At5g22660 isoform X3: MVNSKSKRNSNPLLPQDSSTPVNLQRQHRVAGHNNGLVIMQPHHKQASDGMVMTKDDAGHMLDQGSSINTRNGSIDRISNLPNELLYAIMSTLPALELVYTGMLSTRWRHLWTSSAYLNIDVNQFGRHRGQKFCNFVNRMLRQRGSSLLDALRLHSADTRDAGSWITYAIKRSSKVVEFSEDIDCEPFKLDYGVVDFTSICLKFLVLNNVCIDANVFYPINSSCPALENLELRDCSLEVPEISSGSLLHLDIDNCCLFEDLLISSSSLMSLCIKNPQHRAPMIMTLPCLEVAIVILDEFFHSTDDLADMDEGEEQDGEEINHGIVSGLTKARSIELIAPLREDKFEMEIWTSPMFDNLISLTLGEWCMSNEFSPLLHFLWYSPLLEDLTLKLNMEVCEYCLQEPPTAPPLVKEFTADYLKKITIYFWLGDERVSKLLTLLAPICKSLEDIKLIPSTPPGVRAFVSRVQRIIK; encoded by the exons ATGGTTAACTCCAAAAGCAAAAGGAACTCTAATCCACTACTTCCACAAGACTCTAGCACTCCTGTCAATCTGCAACGGCAGCATAGGGTTGCAGGTCACAACAATGGGCTTGTAATAATGCAACCACATCATAAACAAGCTTCAGATGGCATGGTTATGACAAAAGATG ATGCAGGCCACATGTTGGATCAAGGAAGCTCGATAAATACGAGGAATGGGAGCATCGACAGAATCAGCAATCTTCCTAATGAATTGCTATACGCCATAATGTCCACCTTACCAGCTTTGGAGCTTGTGTACACAGGCATGTTATCCACACGATGGAGACATCTTTGGACCTCATCAGCATACCTGAACATTGATGTAAATCAGTTTGGAAGGCATAGAGGCCAGAAGTTCTGCAACTTTGTCAACCGAATGTTGCGCCAACGTGGCTCTTCTTTGTTGGATGCTTTGCGCCTCCACTCTGCAGATACAAGAGATGCTGGCTCTTGGATAACATATGCTATTAAGAGAAGCAGTAAAGTGGTTGAGTTTTCTGAAGATATAGATTGTGAACCTTTCAAGTTGGACTATGGGGTTGTGGACTTCACTTCTATATGCCTGAAATTTTTGGTCCTTAACAATGTTTGTATTGATGCCAATGTCTTCTATCCCATCAACTCTTCATGCCCAGCACTAGAAAATTTGGAGCTTAGGGACTGCTCTTTGGAGGTCCCTGAAATCTCATCTGGTTCTTTGTTGCACCTAGATATCGATAATTGTTGTCTATTTGAAGATCTTCTCATATCTAGTTCAAGTTTAATGTCTTTGTGCATAAAGAACCCTCAACACAGAGCTCCTATGATCATGACATTGCCATGCCTGGAGGTGGCAATAGTTATACTTGATGAGTTTTTTCATTCTACTGATGATTTAGCGGACATGGACGAGGGGGAAGAACAAGATGGGGAAGAGATCAACCATGGTATAGTTAGTGGCCTTACAAAGGCAAGAAGCATCGAGTTGATTGCTCCCCTAAGAGAG GATAAATTTGAAATGGAAATTTGGACAAGCCCAATGTTCGACAACTTAATAAGCCTGACTCTTGGTGAATGGTGCATGTCCAACGAATTCTCTCCCTTACTCCACTTCCTTTGGTACTCACCACTGCTAGAGGATCTCACTTTGAAGCTCAATATG GAAGTGTGCGAATATTGCCTCCAAGAGCCACCCACGGCACCCCCGCTGGTTAAAGAATTTACCGCTGATTACCTTAAGAAGATCACAATCTATTTCTGGTTAGGTGATGAAAGGGTTAGTAAATTACTCACGTTGTTGGCTCCAATCTGCAAATCCCTTGAGGATATTAAGCTCATACCATCAACACCACCTGGGGTTAGAGCATTCGTATCAAGGGTGCAAAGAATTATAAAGTGA